One part of the Ovis canadensis isolate MfBH-ARS-UI-01 breed Bighorn chromosome 8, ARS-UI_OviCan_v2, whole genome shotgun sequence genome encodes these proteins:
- the LOC138444970 gene encoding retinoic acid early transcript 1E-like, with the protein MSVAHSAGRLLLTLLLTEAGKTLGNAHSLCLDLTIKSQSRPGQPWCRVQASMNTKPFLQYDSDSNKVKPLGFLGKEVNDTNVWTGLSETLAEAGKELKMVLPVTKLDKKETRGPPTLQVKMCCQREAEQCSGASLHFSLNGRTALLLDTMSVTWTVIDPGATGIKEEWENDQELAKYFRTISTGDCSYWLREFLEHWENMLLQRPQNH; encoded by the exons ATGTCAGTGGCTCACAGTGCAGGTCGTCTTTTGCTGACACTACTGCTGACAGAAGCCGGGAAGACTCTGGGCA ATGCCCACTCTCTGTGCCTTGACCTCACTATCAAATCTCAGTCCAGACCTGGCCAGCCCTGGTGTCGAGTCCAGGCCTCCATGAACACAAAGCCTTTCCTTCAGTATGACAGTGACAGCAACAAGGTCAAACCTTTGGGTTTCCTGGGGAAGGAGGTAAACGACACGAACGTGTGGACCGGATTGAGCGAAACACTGGCAGAAGCAGGAAAAGAGCTCAAGATGGTCCTGCCTGTCACCAAACTGGACAAAAAGGAGACGAGGG GTCCTCCCACCCTGCAGGTCAAAATGTGCTGTCAACGTGAAGCTGAGCAATGCTCTGGTGCATCCTTGCACTTCAGTCTCAATGGACGGACAGCCCTCCTCCTTGACACCATGAGCGTAACCTGGACAGTCATTGATCCTGGAGCCACAGGCATCAAGGAGGAGTGGGAGAACGACCAGGAACTAGCAAAGTATTTCAGGACCATCTCAACAGGAGACTGCAGCTATTGGCTTAGGGAATTCCTGGAACACTGGGAGAACATGCTGCTCCAGAGACCACAG aacCACTAA